The Ailuropoda melanoleuca isolate Jingjing unplaced genomic scaffold, ASM200744v2 unplaced-scaffold9825, whole genome shotgun sequence genome includes a region encoding these proteins:
- the BEX5 gene encoding protein BEX5 isoform X2, whose translation MENVPQESKGDEQPPVQNEEAAHPLGGGEGQEPRGNIRAGWAPPAPDVREDMPNRLVNNLDMIDGDADDMERFMEEMRELRRKIRELQLRYSLRILIGDPPHHDHHDEFCLMP comes from the coding sequence aTGGAAAATGTACCCCAGGAAAGCAAAGGAGACGAGCAGCCTCCGGTGCAGAATGAAGAAGCAGCCCACCCTTTGGGAGGTGGTGAAGGCCAGGAGCCTAGAGGAAATATTAGAGCGGGTTGGGCCCCACCTGCCCCTGATGTTAGAGAGGATATGCCCAATAGGCTTGTCAATAACCTTGACATGATAGATGGAGATGCAGATGATATGGAACGGTTCATGGAGGAGATGAGAGAGCTAAGGAGGAAAATTAGGGAGCTTCAGCTGAGGTACAGTTTGCGCATTCTGATAGGGGATCCCCCTCACCATGACCATCATGATGAGTTTTGCCTTATGCCTTGA
- the LOC100464624 gene encoding melanoma antigen preferentially expressed in tumors: protein MKMDQKAIATLLKLAARSLLSNEPAAIHALEELPRDLFVPLFIEAFLGGHKKTVKAMVKVWPFRCLHIGALSVQESYYEILEAMIGGLQILSDQNSSSWGPKLRILDLRQDPDCGTTCSEISSTFPFCFQSCVYSQHSILKTEEAQHNVKCLGNVNSESEPPSTQKTMELLVDLSFNDTLRTKQFISFLQSKVEQSFGSLHICCRDLQIDKMSAHKSVLQFLDLGCIDHLELNQAYLNEVTTLLAQTIHLNSISLSNISFKRCKGEDFRTFLIQLGQLHNLQELSLALFCLTDQLHKLLRILPPQLDTLCLSFCGLSNRDITVLSQSSQATHLRLLNLSNNQIFSEVYEPFRTLLEKVAGTLQYLEINNCLITDSTLSAVIPALSHCTHLRVLSFAFNPITMPLLMDLLQHITCLMELKHVIYPVPVHCYEQWSFPGSLDQQKLAEVQAQLAAMLQVVERDDMKWTTCPE from the exons ATGAAGATGGACCAAAAGGCCATAGCCACACTGCTAAAGCTTGCTGCAAGAAGTCTGCTGAGTAATGAGCCTGCAGCTATCCATGCCCTGGAAGAACTCCCAAGAGACCTCTTTGTTCCCTTGTTCATTGAGGCCTTCTTGGGAGGGCATAAGAAGACAGTAAAAGCAATGGTGAAGGTTTGGCCCTTTCGTTGTCTCCATATTGGGGCACTGAGTGTACAAGAGTCATACTATGAAATCTTGGAAGCCATGATTGGTGGTCTGCAGATCCTCTCTGACCAGAATTCTTCCTCTTG GGGGCCAAAACTGAGGATCCTAGATTTGAGGCAAGACCCAGACTGTGGGACAACATGCTCAGAGATCAGTTccacatttcctttctgttttcagtcTTGTGTTTACTCTCAACACTCTATCCTTAAAACAGAAGAAGCCCAGCATAATGTCAAGTGCCTTGGAAATGTTAATTCAGAGTCTGAGCCTCCATCAACCCAGAAAACCATGGAATTATTAGTGGACCTTTCTTTCAATGATACCTTGAGAACAAAgcaatttatttctttccttcagagtAAAGTTGAGCAGAGCTTTGGGTCTTTGCACATCTGCTGCAGAGATTTGCAAATTGATAAAATGTCTGCCCACAAAAGTGTCCTGCAGTTTCTGGATCTAGGATGCATTGATCACCTGGAATTGAATCAGGCTTATCTGAATGAAGTCACCACCCTTTTGGCTCAGACGATCCACCTGAACAGCATTAGTTTGTCTAACATCTCCTTTAAACGTTGTAAAGGTGAAGACTTCAGAACTTTTCTCATCCAGCTTGGGCAACTACACAACCTCCAGGAGCTCAGCTTGGCTTTATTCTGCCTTACAGATCAACTGCATAAACTGCTCAg AATCCTGCCACCTCAGTTGGATACGTTGTGTCTATCTTTTTGTGGCCTGTCTAACAGAGATATTACTGTCCTGTCCCAGAGTTCTCAGGCCACCCACCTAAGGCTGTTGAATCTCAGTAACAACCAGATATTCTCAGAAGTTTATGAGCCCTTCCGGACTCTGCTAGAGAAGGTCGCAGGCACCCTGCAGTATCTGGAGATAAATAATTGCCTCATAACTGATTCTACTCTCTCTGCTGTCATCCCAGCCCTGAGCCACTGTACCCACCTCCGTGTCCTTAGCTTTGCCTTCAACCCCATTACAATGCCTCTGCTCATGGATCTTCTGCAACATATAACATGCTTGATGGAGCTGAAGCATGTTATTTATCCTGTTCCTGTCCACTGCTATGAACAATGGAGTTTTCCTGGCAGTTTGGACCAACAAAAACTTGCTGAAGTGCAGGCCCAGTTGGCAGCAATGCTGCAGGTGGTAGAGAGAGATGACATGAAATGGACCACTTGTCCTGAGTGA
- the BEX5 gene encoding protein BEX5 isoform X1: MHKMVGSERRVFRSVGAPDCRAKRGRPFLIPAGRVSRKKNLSMENVPQESKGDEQPPVQNEEAAHPLGGGEGQEPRGNIRAGWAPPAPDVREDMPNRLVNNLDMIDGDADDMERFMEEMRELRRKIRELQLRYSLRILIGDPPHHDHHDEFCLMP, translated from the exons ATGCATAAAATGGTGGGCAGTGAAAGGAGG GTCTTTAGGTCGGTTGGTGCACCAGATTGCAGGGCTAAGAGAGGAAGACCGTTTCTGATCCCTGCAG GAAGagtaagcaggaaaaaaaacctcagcaTGGAAAATGTACCCCAGGAAAGCAAAGGAGACGAGCAGCCTCCGGTGCAGAATGAAGAAGCAGCCCACCCTTTGGGAGGTGGTGAAGGCCAGGAGCCTAGAGGAAATATTAGAGCGGGTTGGGCCCCACCTGCCCCTGATGTTAGAGAGGATATGCCCAATAGGCTTGTCAATAACCTTGACATGATAGATGGAGATGCAGATGATATGGAACGGTTCATGGAGGAGATGAGAGAGCTAAGGAGGAAAATTAGGGAGCTTCAGCTGAGGTACAGTTTGCGCATTCTGATAGGGGATCCCCCTCACCATGACCATCATGATGAGTTTTGCCTTATGCCTTGA